A genome region from Chiroxiphia lanceolata isolate bChiLan1 chromosome 5, bChiLan1.pri, whole genome shotgun sequence includes the following:
- the LOC116787357 gene encoding potassium voltage-gated channel subfamily A member 1: protein MTVMAGENMDETSALPGHPQDSYQPAAHDDHECCERVVINIAGLRFETQLKTLAQFPNTLLGNPKKRMRYFDPLRNEYFFDRNRPSFDAILYYYQSGGRLRRPVNVPLDMFSEEIKFYELGEEAMEKFREDEGFIKDEERPLPEGEYQRQVWLLFEYPESSGPARVIAIVSVMVILISIVIFCLETLPELKEDKEYTVHRTDNTTQVYKSNIFTDPFFVVETLCIIWFSFELVVRFFACPSKTDFFKNIMNFIDIVAIIPYFITLGTEMAEREGTQKGEQATSLAILRVIRLVRVFRIFKLSRHSKGLQILGQTLKASMRELGLLIFFLFIGVILFSSAVYFAEAEEPESHFTSIPDAFWWAVVSMTTVGYGDMYPVTIGGKIVGSLCAIAGVLTIALPVPVIVSNFNYFYHRETEGEEQAQLLHVSSPNLASDSDLSRRSSSTISKSEYMEIEEDMNNSIDNFREANLRTGNCTVANQNCVNKSKLLTDV, encoded by the coding sequence ATGACCGTGATGGCTGGAGAAAACATGGACGAGACTTCGGCGCTCCCTGGCCACCCCCAGGATAGCTACCAGCCCGCTGCCCACGACGACCACGAGTGCTGTGAGCGCGTGGTGATAAACATTGCAGGACTGCGCTTTGAGACGCAGCTCAAGACTTTAGCCCAGTTCCCCAACACACTGCTGGGCAACCCCAAGAAGCGCATGCGGTACTTTGACCCCTTGCGCAACGAGTACTTCTTCGACCGCAACCGGCCCAGCTTTGACGCCATCCTCTACTACTACCAGTCCGGGGGGCGGCTGCGCCGGCCGGTCAATGTCCCCCTGGACATGTTCTCTGAGGAGATCAAATTCTATGAGCTGGGTgaggaggccatggagaagTTCCGGGAGGACGAAGGGTTCATCAAAGATGAGGAGAGACCCTTGCCGGAGGGGGAGTACCAGCGCCAAGTGTGGCTCCTCTTTGAGTACCCAGAGAGCTCTGGGCCGGCAAGGGTTATTGCAATAGTCTCTGTCATGGTGATCCTCATCTCCATCGTGATCTTCTGCCTAGAGACATTACCTGAGCTTAAGGAGGACAAGGAGTACACAGTGCATCGCACTGACAACACCACCCAGGTCTACAAATCCAACATCTTCACAGATCCCTTCTTTGTTGTGGAGACCCTGTGCATCATCTGGTTCTCCTTTGAGCTGGTGGTGCGCTTCTTTGCTTGCCCCAGCAAGACTGATTTCTTCAAGAACATAATGAACTTCATTGACATTGTGGCCATCATCCCTTACTTCATCACCCTGGGCACCGAGATGGCCGAGCGGGAGGGGACTCAGAAAGGAGAGCAGGCCACCTCCTTGGCCATCCTGAGAGTCATCAGACTGGTAAGAGTCTTTCGAATCTTCAAACTCTCCCGGCACTCTAAGGGCCTCCAGATTTTGGGACAGACCCTCAAAGCAAGTATGAGAGAGCTAGGTTTACTaatcttcttcctcttcattgGGGTGATTTTGTTCTCTAGTGCTGTATATTTTGCTGAGGCTGAAGAACCTGAGTCTCATTTCACAAGTATCCCTGATGCTTTCTGGTGGGCGGTGGTATCCATGACCACTGTGGGCTATGGTGACATGTACCCTGTGACAATTGGAGGCAAAATCGTAGGCTCCTTGTGTGCCATCGCTGGTGTGCTGACAATTGCCCTGCCTGTACCTGTCATCGTGTCCAACTTCAACTACTTCTACCACCGAGAAACAGAAGGGGAAGAACAGGCTCAGTTACTTCACGTTAGCTCCCCTAATTTAGCATCTGACAGTGATCTCAGTCGCCGCAGCTCCTCCACAATCAGCAAATCTGAGTACATGGAAATCGAAGAGGATATGAATAATAGCATAGACAATTTTAGAGAGGCTAATCTCAGAACTGGCAACTGCACTGTAGCCAACCAAAACTGCGTTAATAAAAGCAAGCTGCTGACTGAcgtgtaa